From one Gemmatimonadaceae bacterium genomic stretch:
- a CDS encoding SulP family inorganic anion transporter encodes MTARHHDAPSLRDSWRADLPASLVVVLVALPLCLGIALASGAPLASGLVAGVIGGIVVGALSNSQLMVSGPAAGLTAIVFAGIGTLGSFENFLVAVVIGGVLQVGLSVARAGVIGYYFPSAVIKGMLAAIGIILILKQLPHAVGFDADFVGDESFAQPNAENTFTALAHMFQQTQLGAVLIAAVSLAVLIAWSRPALKVLRVVPAPLVVVVLGVALNQLFEASWPALAVRSTHLVQLPVASSPAGWAEFLTTPSWGALTAAATWKLGVTLAIVASLETLLSLEATDKMDPYKRESDTNRELMAQGVGNTLSGLVGGLPLTGVIVRSAANIDAGARTRWSAILHGVLLLVAVLSIPAVLNLIPLAALAAMLIHTGFKLAAPALFRTAWRQGRAQFIPFTVTVVAIVLTDLLIGIAIGLSVAAAFILAQYLRQPALRLISPQGTVLKRYALPDQATFLSKANLERTLSALPEGSRIEIDGSHTTRFDHDVLELLHGFTATAALRDIDYRLVNVPAALTTPTHRH; translated from the coding sequence ATGACCGCTCGTCATCACGACGCCCCGTCCCTGCGCGACAGCTGGCGGGCGGACCTCCCGGCCTCGCTCGTCGTCGTGCTCGTCGCGCTGCCACTCTGCCTCGGCATCGCGCTCGCGTCGGGCGCCCCGCTCGCCTCGGGACTCGTGGCCGGCGTGATCGGCGGCATCGTGGTCGGGGCACTGTCGAACTCGCAGCTGATGGTGAGCGGGCCCGCCGCCGGCCTCACGGCGATCGTGTTCGCCGGCATCGGCACCCTGGGCTCGTTCGAGAACTTCCTGGTGGCCGTGGTCATCGGCGGCGTGCTACAGGTGGGACTGAGCGTCGCCCGCGCCGGCGTGATCGGCTACTACTTCCCGAGTGCGGTGATCAAGGGAATGCTGGCGGCGATCGGCATCATCCTGATCCTCAAGCAGCTGCCGCACGCGGTGGGCTTCGATGCCGACTTCGTGGGTGACGAGTCGTTCGCGCAGCCGAACGCGGAGAACACCTTCACGGCGCTGGCGCACATGTTCCAGCAGACGCAGCTCGGCGCGGTGCTCATTGCCGCCGTGTCGCTGGCGGTGCTCATCGCGTGGAGCCGGCCGGCACTGAAAGTGCTGCGCGTCGTGCCGGCGCCGCTGGTGGTGGTGGTGCTGGGCGTGGCGCTGAACCAGCTCTTCGAGGCGTCCTGGCCCGCGCTCGCCGTGCGGTCGACCCACCTGGTGCAGCTGCCGGTGGCATCGTCTCCCGCCGGGTGGGCGGAGTTCCTCACCACGCCGTCCTGGGGCGCGCTGACCGCGGCCGCCACGTGGAAGCTCGGGGTGACGCTGGCGATCGTCGCCAGTCTCGAGACGCTCCTGAGCCTCGAGGCCACGGACAAGATGGATCCGTACAAGCGGGAATCGGACACGAACCGGGAGCTGATGGCGCAGGGCGTCGGCAACACGCTGTCCGGGCTGGTGGGCGGGCTCCCGCTGACGGGCGTCATCGTGCGGAGCGCGGCGAACATCGACGCCGGCGCGCGGACACGGTGGTCGGCCATCCTGCACGGCGTGCTGCTGCTGGTGGCGGTGCTCTCGATTCCCGCGGTGCTGAACCTGATCCCGCTGGCCGCCCTGGCGGCGATGCTCATTCACACCGGGTTCAAGCTTGCGGCGCCGGCGCTGTTCCGCACGGCCTGGCGCCAGGGGCGCGCGCAGTTCATCCCGTTCACCGTGACGGTGGTGGCGATCGTGCTGACCGACCTCCTGATCGGGATCGCGATCGGGCTGTCGGTGGCGGCGGCGTTCATCCTGGCGCAGTACCTGCGGCAGCCGGCCCTGCGCCTGATCAGTCCGCAGGGCACCGTGCTGAAGCGCTATGCCCTTCCGGACCAGGCGACATTCCTGTCGAAGGCAAACCTCGAAAGGACCCTGAGCGCGTTGCCGGAGGGGAGCCGGATCGAGATCGACGGCAGTCACACCACACGGTTCGACCATGACGTCCTGGAACTGCTGCACGGCTTCACCGCCACTGCCGCGCTCCGTGACATCGACTACCGGCTCGTGAACGTCCCGGCCGCCCTGACGACGCCCACCCACAGGCACTGA
- a CDS encoding carbonic anhydrase, whose amino-acid sequence MKHYEELFANNRKWATNAVATDPMYFERRAAGQEPHFFLIGCCDSRVPTEVLTGAKPGEIFTHRNIANQAHPNDLSMLAALEYAVEFLDVTHVLVCGHYGCGGVKAATGAQGHGVVDHWLHVIRDVYRWHLPELDALPDETARVNRLVELNVVEQVYQLSRTPVVQRAWAKGKRPILHGLVYDIHDGLLKDLVTGLDSEEKVHALRSAVTGPTSVHTDRA is encoded by the coding sequence ATGAAGCACTACGAAGAGCTGTTCGCGAACAATCGGAAGTGGGCCACCAACGCCGTCGCCACCGACCCGATGTACTTCGAGCGCCGGGCCGCCGGCCAGGAGCCGCACTTCTTCCTCATCGGCTGCTGCGACTCGCGGGTGCCCACCGAGGTGCTCACGGGAGCCAAGCCGGGTGAGATCTTCACGCACCGCAACATCGCGAACCAGGCGCACCCGAATGACCTGAGCATGCTGGCGGCGCTGGAGTACGCGGTGGAGTTCCTCGACGTGACGCACGTGCTGGTGTGCGGCCACTACGGCTGTGGTGGCGTGAAGGCAGCCACGGGGGCGCAGGGCCACGGCGTGGTGGACCACTGGCTGCACGTGATCCGCGACGTCTACCGCTGGCACCTGCCGGAGCTGGACGCGCTGCCCGACGAGACGGCGCGGGTGAACCGCCTGGTGGAGCTGAACGTCGTGGAACAGGTCTACCAGCTCTCGCGCACCCCGGTGGTGCAGCGCGCGTGGGCCAAGGGGAAGCGCCCGATCCTGCACGGCCTGGTGTACGACATCCACGACGGGCTGCTGAAGGACCTCGTGACGGGGCTCGACAGCGAGGAGAAGGTGCATGCGCTGCGGAGTGCGGTGACGGGGCCGACGTCGGTGCACACCGACCGGGCCTGA
- a CDS encoding DUF1080 domain-containing protein: MKLATTFAAIALCSASLTAQSKLSEWPQQSEDRPRPRVVEPGAPYTIAPPADAVVLFNGTSLDRWMSANGAPARWRVENGAFVAVPGSGTLTTRDSFGDVQLHIEWSSPNPPVGKGQDRGNSGVFFGGDRYEIQVLDSRDNVTYADGQAGSIYGQFPPLVNATRAPGEWQVYDIVYHRPRFTADGTLQSAARFTVFLNGVLIQDNMEAVGPTTYMKRTPYSAHPDRLPITLQDHGHPVRFRNVWLRNLE, from the coding sequence ATGAAACTAGCCACGACGTTCGCCGCCATCGCGCTCTGCAGCGCGTCACTCACCGCGCAGTCGAAGCTGAGCGAGTGGCCGCAGCAATCGGAGGACCGTCCGCGTCCCCGCGTGGTGGAGCCAGGCGCGCCGTACACGATCGCGCCGCCGGCCGACGCGGTGGTGCTGTTCAACGGCACGTCACTCGACCGCTGGATGTCGGCGAACGGCGCGCCGGCCCGCTGGCGCGTGGAGAACGGCGCCTTCGTCGCCGTGCCGGGATCGGGGACGCTCACCACGCGCGACAGCTTCGGGGACGTGCAGCTGCACATCGAGTGGTCGTCACCGAACCCGCCGGTGGGCAAGGGGCAAGACCGCGGCAACAGCGGTGTGTTCTTCGGCGGCGACCGGTATGAGATCCAGGTGCTCGACAGCCGCGACAACGTCACGTATGCCGACGGGCAGGCAGGCTCGATCTACGGCCAGTTCCCGCCGCTGGTGAACGCCACGCGCGCACCGGGGGAGTGGCAGGTCTACGACATCGTCTATCACCGCCCCCGCTTCACCGCGGACGGCACGCTGCAGTCGGCGGCGCGCTTCACGGTGTTCCTGAACGGGGTGCTGATCCAGGACAACATGGAGGCGGTCGGCCCGACGACCTACATGAAGCGCACCCCCTACAGCGCGCATCCGGACCGGCTGCCGATCACGCTGCAGGACCACGGACACCCGGTGCGTTTCCGGAACGTCTGGCTGCGCAACCTCGAATAG
- a CDS encoding aminotransferase class V-fold PLP-dependent enzyme — protein sequence MPLTLDAAARTIVTEANRHVAGLAPDLVAEDETYWLRVRAAFSLDANHVNLNSGSVSPAPRVVSDAMQRYWTLTNMSPSYYVDELLYPEVELVRRRLAALFGCDPGELALTRNTSESLQIVQMGLPLSRGDEIVSTTQDYPRMLTAWRQRERRDGVVLKLVSFPVPPPSMDDLVARIFAAVTPRTKVIHICHMTYTTGQIFPVRRICDEARRRGITSIVDGGHTFAHFPFTRDDLGCDVYGSSLHKWLCAPVGNGLLYVRTPLIPTIWPLLAAEPSQDGDIRKFEAIGTYPIALRTAVSDAVGFHEEIGGERKAARLRFLRERWMRAVETLPGVHLLTSHDPQQACALGAMRLDGIGAQQLTDTLQQRWGIHVRPRFVAGEFECIRVTPNVFTRLDEVDLFVEAIRTLATARR from the coding sequence ATGCCGCTCACCCTCGATGCTGCCGCCCGCACCATCGTGACCGAGGCGAACCGGCACGTCGCCGGACTGGCACCCGATCTCGTCGCCGAGGACGAGACGTACTGGCTCAGGGTCCGCGCCGCATTCTCGCTGGATGCCAACCACGTCAACCTGAACTCCGGCAGCGTCAGCCCCGCGCCCCGTGTCGTCTCCGACGCCATGCAGCGCTACTGGACGCTGACCAACATGAGCCCCTCGTACTACGTGGACGAGCTGCTCTACCCCGAGGTGGAACTGGTGCGCCGGCGGCTGGCGGCGCTGTTCGGGTGCGACCCCGGCGAGCTCGCGCTCACGCGCAACACCAGCGAATCGCTGCAGATCGTGCAGATGGGGCTCCCGCTGTCGCGCGGTGACGAGATCGTGAGCACCACGCAGGACTACCCGCGCATGCTCACCGCATGGCGGCAGCGCGAACGGCGCGACGGCGTGGTGCTGAAGCTGGTGTCGTTCCCCGTGCCCCCGCCGTCGATGGATGACCTGGTCGCGCGGATCTTCGCCGCCGTCACGCCGCGCACGAAGGTCATCCACATCTGCCACATGACGTACACCACCGGGCAGATCTTCCCGGTGCGGCGCATCTGTGACGAGGCGCGGCGGCGCGGCATCACCAGCATCGTGGATGGCGGGCACACCTTCGCGCACTTCCCCTTCACGCGCGACGACCTGGGGTGCGACGTGTACGGCTCGTCGCTGCACAAGTGGCTGTGCGCGCCGGTGGGCAACGGCCTGCTGTACGTGCGCACGCCACTCATCCCGACGATCTGGCCGCTGCTGGCGGCCGAGCCCTCCCAGGACGGCGACATCCGGAAGTTCGAGGCCATTGGCACCTACCCGATCGCGCTGCGCACGGCAGTGAGCGATGCCGTCGGGTTCCACGAGGAGATCGGCGGCGAGCGGAAGGCGGCACGGCTGCGCTTCCTGCGCGAGCGGTGGATGCGCGCGGTGGAGACGCTGCCCGGCGTGCACCTGCTCACCAGCCACGACCCGCAGCAGGCGTGTGCACTGGGCGCGATGCGCCTCGACGGCATCGGCGCGCAGCAGCTCACCGACACGCTGCAGCAGCGCTGGGGCATCCACGTGCGGCCGCGCTTCGTGGCCGGTGAGTTCGAGTGCATCCGCGTGACCCCGAACGTCTTCACCCGGCTCGACGAGGTGGACCTCTTCGTCGAGGCCATCCGCACACTGGCCACCGCACGCCGCTGA
- a CDS encoding MarR family transcriptional regulator produces the protein MRHEIRQDRAFDSLQQEAFLNLVRSAAILEDALDRVLRTYGLSSVQYNVLRILRGAGADGLCRNEIRDRLVSRMPDVTRLLDRMQAAGLVTRVRSATDRRQVSTYITDAGSKVLRNATGPVEAEHARQLAALTPDQLRSLIDLTTLARKAAVT, from the coding sequence TTGCGCCACGAGATCCGGCAGGACCGAGCCTTCGACAGCCTCCAGCAGGAAGCCTTCCTCAACCTCGTTCGCTCGGCCGCGATCCTCGAGGACGCGCTCGACCGGGTGCTGCGCACCTACGGACTGAGCAGCGTGCAATACAACGTGCTGCGCATCCTCCGCGGTGCGGGCGCGGACGGGCTCTGCCGCAACGAGATCCGCGATCGCCTGGTGTCTCGCATGCCAGACGTCACACGCCTGCTGGACCGGATGCAAGCCGCAGGGTTGGTCACTCGCGTGCGATCGGCCACAGATCGACGCCAGGTGTCCACATACATCACCGATGCTGGCTCGAAGGTGCTTCGGAATGCGACCGGCCCTGTCGAGGCGGAACACGCCCGGCAACTCGCCGCACTCACCCCGGACCAGCTCCGTTCGCTCATCGATCTGACCACGCTCGCAAGAAAAGCAGCGGTCACATAA
- a CDS encoding alpha-L-fucosidase, with amino-acid sequence MPIPRRDFLRTTAAGLALLGTGTVPRLGGGIDRPRPSRAQLAWQRDELAMFVHFGVNTFTDREWGDGSEHPSIFQPTALDARQWARTAKMAGFKAMILTAKHHDGFCLWPTKTTTHSVASSPWRGGRGDVVREFVDACRAEGLRPGLYLSPWDRHEPRYGDSPAYNDVYVAQLTELLTQYGRIHEVWFDGANAEGPNGRRQVYDWPRTWATVRTLQPDAVMFSDAGPDVRWIGNERGAAGTTNWSTVDPRIVTVPGMSGDEVMRSLQDGDRDGTVWRPGETDVSIRPGWFHHPAEDAKVRTADDLVQLYFTSVGRNSKLLLNVPPGRDGRFHATDVANLLAMRAQLDAMFARDLTRGGLRRWRSDIAGRGTAEVTLPVPARVGIIDLREDIAQGQRVAQYTLDVHDGSAWRELQRGTTIGYRRLARVEAGVVHRVRVRVDDALEPPLPVTIGCYAG; translated from the coding sequence ATGCCCATCCCCCGTCGCGACTTCCTCCGCACCACCGCCGCCGGCCTCGCGCTGCTCGGCACCGGTACCGTGCCCCGCCTCGGCGGGGGCATCGACCGCCCGCGCCCGTCGCGCGCGCAGCTCGCGTGGCAGCGCGACGAACTGGCGATGTTCGTCCACTTCGGGGTCAACACCTTCACCGATCGGGAGTGGGGTGACGGCAGCGAGCACCCGTCGATCTTCCAGCCCACGGCGCTCGATGCGCGACAGTGGGCGCGCACGGCGAAGATGGCCGGCTTCAAGGCGATGATCCTCACCGCCAAGCACCACGACGGATTCTGCCTCTGGCCGACGAAGACCACCACGCACAGCGTGGCATCCAGTCCGTGGCGGGGCGGGCGCGGTGACGTGGTGCGCGAGTTCGTGGACGCCTGCCGCGCGGAGGGGCTCCGGCCCGGACTGTACCTGTCACCGTGGGACCGGCACGAACCGCGCTATGGCGACTCACCGGCGTACAACGACGTCTACGTCGCGCAGCTCACCGAGCTGCTCACGCAGTACGGGCGGATCCACGAGGTCTGGTTCGATGGCGCGAACGCCGAGGGGCCGAACGGCCGGCGACAGGTCTACGACTGGCCGCGCACCTGGGCGACGGTGCGGACACTCCAGCCCGACGCGGTGATGTTCTCCGACGCCGGGCCCGACGTGCGCTGGATCGGCAACGAGCGCGGCGCGGCGGGCACCACCAACTGGTCCACGGTGGATCCGCGGATCGTGACGGTGCCCGGGATGAGCGGCGACGAGGTCATGCGCTCGCTCCAGGACGGCGACCGTGACGGCACGGTGTGGCGCCCGGGTGAGACCGACGTCTCGATCCGGCCGGGGTGGTTCCACCATCCGGCCGAGGACGCGAAGGTGCGCACGGCCGACGACCTGGTGCAGCTCTACTTCACGTCGGTGGGGCGCAATTCCAAGTTGCTGCTGAACGTGCCGCCGGGTCGCGACGGGCGGTTCCACGCCACCGACGTGGCGAACCTGCTCGCGATGCGGGCGCAGCTCGATGCGATGTTCGCGCGCGATCTCACGCGCGGCGGCCTGCGCAGGTGGCGCAGCGACATCGCGGGTCGCGGCACGGCCGAGGTGACGCTGCCGGTGCCGGCCCGCGTGGGGATCATCGACCTGCGCGAGGACATCGCGCAGGGCCAGCGGGTGGCGCAGTACACGCTCGACGTGCACGATGGCTCGGCATGGCGCGAGCTGCAGCGCGGGACGACCATCGGCTACCGTCGCCTGGCGAGGGTGGAGGCCGGCGTGGTGCACCGCGTCCGCGTCCGCGTGGACGATGCACTGGAGCCGCCGCTGCCCGTGACGATCGGCTGCTACGCGGGCTGA
- a CDS encoding MFS transporter: MSASPEATAGAASSPGSSARTGFTLAVLFGLNFMNFYDRQVIGAVGEKIRQEWSLTDSQLASLTTAFVLLYALVGIPFGRLADTGRRRVILAGGVAVWSLFTALSGAAGSFVAHFCCRMGVGVGEASLAPAANALIADLVPAHRRARAISIFMLGLPLGLGASYLVSGMVAQATGGWRPALYVAAVPGFVLAVLALCIREAAPGHVEAGPGVVAPGEGTWQVVQTLLRIPSLRWIILSGALLNLVLYAVSAFSTSLYIRYHGLDIEHANRWNALVFGGGGGLGMLLGGWLGDRAGRHGPAGRLRLVAAGAAIATPLFWFAVSQPRGAAAGYGLLLFGGVVAIYPYYSTTYAAIHDLVPARMRGTAMSVYFFVFYLFTAIGLLLFGRLSDAMAARALAAGATAAEGSATGLHDAMVVIPWFCAVLVAVLVLAARAAARETAPPPRAGARSPGP; encoded by the coding sequence GTGAGCGCGAGCCCCGAGGCCACCGCTGGCGCCGCCTCGTCACCCGGGTCGAGTGCGCGCACCGGATTCACGCTCGCCGTGCTGTTCGGCCTCAACTTCATGAACTTCTACGACCGCCAGGTGATCGGCGCCGTTGGGGAGAAGATCAGGCAGGAGTGGTCACTCACCGACAGCCAGCTCGCCAGCCTCACCACGGCCTTCGTGCTGCTCTACGCGCTGGTCGGCATCCCGTTTGGCCGGCTGGCGGACACCGGCCGGCGTCGGGTGATCCTCGCCGGTGGCGTCGCCGTGTGGAGCTTGTTCACGGCGCTGTCCGGTGCGGCGGGAAGCTTCGTCGCGCATTTCTGCTGTCGCATGGGTGTGGGTGTCGGCGAGGCCAGCCTGGCGCCGGCGGCGAACGCACTGATCGCAGACCTCGTCCCCGCACACCGGCGAGCCCGCGCGATCAGCATCTTCATGCTCGGGCTGCCGCTCGGGCTGGGCGCGAGCTACCTCGTCAGCGGGATGGTCGCGCAGGCCACCGGCGGCTGGCGTCCCGCGCTGTACGTCGCCGCCGTGCCTGGCTTCGTGCTCGCCGTGCTGGCGTTGTGCATCCGCGAAGCCGCACCCGGGCACGTCGAGGCGGGCCCAGGAGTGGTCGCGCCTGGCGAAGGCACCTGGCAGGTGGTGCAGACGCTGCTGCGGATCCCGTCGCTGCGATGGATCATCCTGTCGGGCGCGCTGCTCAACCTCGTGCTGTACGCCGTCAGCGCGTTCTCCACGTCACTCTACATCCGCTATCACGGGCTCGACATCGAGCACGCCAACCGCTGGAACGCCCTCGTCTTCGGCGGCGGAGGCGGGCTCGGGATGCTGCTCGGCGGGTGGCTGGGTGACCGTGCCGGTCGACACGGTCCGGCGGGGCGTCTCCGGCTTGTCGCCGCCGGGGCCGCCATCGCGACGCCCCTCTTCTGGTTCGCCGTGTCGCAGCCCCGAGGGGCCGCCGCGGGGTACGGGCTCCTGCTGTTCGGCGGCGTGGTGGCGATCTACCCGTACTACAGCACCACCTACGCCGCCATCCACGACCTCGTGCCGGCGCGGATGCGCGGCACCGCCATGTCGGTCTACTTCTTCGTCTTCTATCTCTTCACCGCCATCGGGCTTCTCCTGTTCGGGCGGCTCAGCGATGCGATGGCCGCGCGGGCGCTGGCGGCCGGTGCCACCGCCGCGGAAGGGAGCGCCACCGGGTTGCACGATGCGATGGTCGTGATACCCTGGTTCTGCGCCGTGCTGGTGGCCGTGCTGGTCCTCGCTGCGCGGGCGGCTGCCCGGGAGACGGCGCCGCCGCCGCGTGCGGGTGCCCGGTCGCCGGGCCCGTAG
- a CDS encoding VOC family protein has translation MGASLDERFGNGNASAPASAGSYGIQPPSYRLPDQTRIAGVTLQVTDLARSRAYYETVLGFRALAQSANRVTLGTAAPDSDPLVTLVERRRTTSAPKSLGLYHFAILLPTREALGAFVRHLGEMGVRAGAGDHLVSEAFYLQDPDDLGIEVYADRPRDTWQRRNRELVMATDPVDVPALLTAATGTRWTGMPAGTTIGHVHLHVGHLDEAARFYSDALGFDRMVWSYPSALFLAAGGYHHHLGTNTWAGPAARPAAPDAPQLLEWRLELPSAEDVSAAAASLRSAGYAADTDGTHVTTRDPWGTGLRLLPR, from the coding sequence ATGGGCGCCAGCCTCGACGAACGCTTCGGCAACGGGAACGCCAGCGCGCCTGCCTCCGCCGGCTCCTACGGCATCCAGCCGCCCAGCTACCGGCTCCCGGACCAGACCCGCATCGCCGGCGTCACGCTCCAGGTCACCGACCTCGCCCGCTCCCGCGCCTACTACGAAACGGTGCTCGGATTCCGCGCACTCGCCCAGTCCGCCAACCGCGTCACCCTGGGCACTGCCGCCCCGGACTCCGATCCGCTCGTCACCCTCGTCGAACGGAGGCGTACCACGAGCGCACCGAAATCACTCGGCCTGTACCATTTCGCCATCCTCCTTCCCACCCGGGAGGCGCTCGGTGCATTCGTCCGACACCTCGGCGAGATGGGCGTGCGAGCCGGAGCCGGCGATCACCTCGTCTCCGAAGCCTTCTACCTCCAGGACCCGGACGACCTGGGCATCGAGGTCTACGCCGACCGGCCCCGCGACACATGGCAACGGCGGAACCGCGAGCTCGTCATGGCCACCGACCCCGTCGACGTCCCCGCACTCCTCACCGCCGCCACCGGAACCCGCTGGACCGGCATGCCCGCCGGCACGACGATCGGGCACGTCCATCTCCACGTCGGCCACCTCGACGAAGCCGCCCGCTTCTACAGCGATGCCCTCGGCTTCGATCGCATGGTCTGGAGCTACCCCAGCGCCCTCTTCCTCGCCGCCGGCGGCTACCACCACCACCTCGGCACCAACACCTGGGCCGGCCCCGCCGCCCGCCCGGCGGCACCCGATGCCCCGCAACTCCTCGAATGGCGACTCGAACTGCCGTCCGCCGAGGACGTCTCAGCGGCCGCCGCCAGCCTGAGGTCCGCCGGCTATGCCGCGGACACCGACGGCACCCACGTCACCACCCGCGACCCCTGGGGCACCGGCCTTCGACTCCTTCCGCGCTAG